The sequence below is a genomic window from Clostridium putrefaciens.
ATCTATGACCTCTTGTCTTTCTTTCGTAATAGTCAAAGAAGATAAAATCACATCTATCTTCTTTGATTGTAATGATGGGATTAACCCTGCGTAGGCCATATTTTCAATCCTAACAGGCCTTCCAAGGTACTCTCCAAGGTCTTTAGCTAAGTCCACACTTATACCTGAAGGATTCCCCTTCTCATCTGTAGTCTCAAAGGGCGGATATGCAAGTTCCATACCTATTACAAGTTCTTTATTTGCCTTATCTTCCTTTTTATCTCCTACACTTGAACATCCTACAAGTGAAATAGTAAGCACTAATGTTAATAACAAACCTTTAATTATCTTATTCATACTTATACCAATACCTTTCATAAATAAATTTTAACTTAATGACATTCTATACTTTTTAGTAAAAAAAGCAACTTTGTTTTTATCTTATTTTGTCTGATATACCACCATATTTATCCGATACGTCTTTAATATCAATATCAGAATTACCCTTTAAATATTTATTAAAATAATTGAGTTCAAAATCTTGTTGGATACTAGCTCCTTCCCTTCCATCCAACTTTCCTGAAAAGTTAAAATACTTAATCAAAGGTGAATACATATACATCATGGAAAAGTCAAGATGTGTTGTTCCATTAAGCTGATAAGCCTCGCCCTTTACATTACTATTATCTAAAAGAAAACCTAGATTGCTATTATTTGGGCCTTGTTCCCACTGTCCACTCCTTAGAAATAATCCTTGGATATTAAGTCCGCTTTGAAGCTCATCTTTATTAATTGGCTCTACCCATGCATCTAAACCCATAACAGCCTTTACTCTTTCATCTCTTAATGCTGCTAAAACTGATGCTCCTCCACCTGTTGAGTGACCAAGCAGTCCGACATTTGAAGTATCTAATTTGCCTTTAAAGATACTTTCATCTTTTCCTAATTGAAATTGTTCTACTTTATCTAAAGTTAATATAATATCTCTTTCATAGGTCTTTATTAAAGTATTACCATAATCTAAAAAGTTTGGCACATCACCATTTGGTAATGCCTTTTGATTAAAATAATTTACTTCTCCGTCTTCAAAAACTACTGCTGCAGATCCAAAGGTATGATCTATTCCTATAACCACATATCCATTACTAGCAAGCATCTCCTCTACATCTGTATGAAGGTTTCTAAAACCTGTCCAACCATGGGATACTATAACTACAGGATACTTTTCCTGGATCTCTTTTATAGGTGCACCTTTATAGGAATTTGACTTGACAAGAGCTGTATGTGTAAGTAGAAAGTGAGGTAATCCCATAACTTTTGAGACTCCCTTTGCAACTGGAACGCCATCTTCTAGCCAAGGTACCCTACTATAACCCTTTGTATTTTCTGCTGGATACCAAATTTGTATCTTTATCCTTCTATTTTTATCAGTATTTTCACTATAAATCGCCTTTGTGTAAGGATCTGTAACCTCATAGGTTAAAGTTCCTATTTCATATTTTCCTGTAGGTTTTGAGATGTTATATACGGGTAATATAATTGCTAAAATTAAAGTTATTACTAGGGTAATTATAGATAAAACTATAACAACTGTCTTAATCTTAGGGTGAGTTATAAAAGTATATTCTTTAAATCTTCCCATAATAACAAGCACTCCAATTATAATATATATTAGTATTAAGATATATAGTGGATACAACTGCCATCTTGTCCTCTCAATAACATAATGTAGTAAAAACACTATTGGCAATAGCAACGTGAAAAATGCTATAACGCCTACTTTCCTAACCTTATATAATTTCATTAAAACTATATATACTACCATAGATATAAATAATATTACCTCAAAAAATCTCATAAACACCATTCTCCCTCAAAAGTCTTTAGACTTTAATATAATAAATAAAATTTAATTTCGAACAAATCATTGTACAAGCTTAAATTTAATTAAATTATATCATACATCACTTATTGTCGCTAGTAATAATTTTTATCCTTTAGATTTATAATAAGCTTAAAAATAGCTATAAGTATATTATAAAAAAACACCTGCTAAAAATGCTTAAAAGCAATCTTTATTAGGTGTTTTTACTTTATTATTTATATAATTATTAGTTTTACTTAGTCTTTTCCCATGTCAGATCATAATTTACCTTTTTATCATTTCCAGAATAAACAAGGATATAGTATTTACCCTTCCCTAAAGTTTCTTCGCTATAAGCTACATTTCCGTCTGCATACTTTGGATAACTTATATAATTTACTAAGTCACCATCTTTATATAATAGATAAGTTAAATTATCATTTTGTGATTTATTCAAAGATATTTTTATATTTGAATTCTCATCTACATTAAAATAGAAAATATCCTCGTCTCCATTTTCAACTGACCCTTTTATACTTATTTTATTCAATACTGGACCATTTGCATTTTCAAAGTTATTATTAGGTTCTATTTCTGTAATCAATGGATCTGGATTTGGATTATTAGAGTTCTTATTTACATTTACCTTTGTTGTATTAATAGCATCCATTCCCATATCATCAACTACCTTTAACGTTACAGTGTATTCTCCTTCTTTTGTGTAAACATGAGTAGGGTTTTTTTGATTACTTGTTTTGTTGTCACCAAAATCCCATTCATATTTAACAATATTTCCATTTTCAGTTTTTGATCCTTCACTAGAAAAATCAATAGCTTTTCCTATTTCCCCTGAGTAAGGTCCGTTAATTTGCGATACAGGTTTTGATGGCTCAACACTTCCGTTACTCTCTGATAAGTATCCTCTAAATACAATATCAAATTGATAGTGGTAATTTTCATCAAGTCTCCAGTTAACAAAATAACTTGTAGTTGTTTTATAACCACTCCAGCCCTTTTCATCTAAAGCTTTTAAGTAGTTATTAGCAACTTCCGACATTTTCTGAATATCTAGAAGCTCTCCGTAATAGTATTCTCCTGTATAAGTTCCTCTAACTTCAAAGGTATTGAAAAATTGAGACTTACTTTCTGTGGCCTTAATATCTCTTATTCCACCTAAACTTTCTATATCTCTTTTAACTTCCTGTAATGACCTATTTGAATGTTCTTTAATGTAATCATCAGATACTAGTGGAATTGTAAACTTATCGTAGTCATTATATAACTTGCCCATAAACTCTTGATATCTTCCATTTAGACTATAATCATTCTTCAATGTTTGTACATATTGATCAAAACCTTTAATATCATTCTTCATTAAATAATCTTTTAGCTTAGAATACTTTTCAAAATCATGATTTATAAAGTAATTCATCAAATAATAAGCATATGAGTAGAACTCGAATCCATCATTATAGCCTGAATTTAAAGTCTTTTCCACAGAATATCTTTGTTCTATAGGTCTCCACATTAGATTAGAAACCATTGATTTTCTTGTTTTTATACCTTCTGTACGTGAAGATCCAGCATAAAGTTCTGCCTCTCCCTCTTCATACCATGTTAATCTATCATTAGCATGTATAGAGCCTCCCCATAAACCAGGAACTACATATCTTCCTTGAAGATAATGCGTAAATTCATGTCTAAATAACTCTTCTAGGGTATATATACTTTCTTCTTCAGTTCTTTCATAGGTATAGAAAGTCCCATCTTGTTCAATATACATTCCACCATTTTCAGTATTAAGTCCATTTAGTGCATAGTTCATTCTATATTCTCTTGGGCTATTATAAATAACAATGCTAAGAACTTCATCTGCATTACCGTCCTCTAAAGCTTTGTCCTTCCCAATATTTCTAAAGTATTGGGCACTTACTTCTTTTGATGCCCAATATAACCTCTTTACCTTTTCTTCTGTAACATCTGCTCCAGCTCTTATTATGACTTTGCTATTATCAAATTTATATGTTTTTGGATAGTACTTGTTTTCACCTTCTGTTCTTATCTTTTCCATATCAAGTATATTTCCATCTGCATCAATGCCTTTATACTCGTTATTTATACCATTTACAGCTTCGAAGAATTGTTCTCCTAAATATTCTTGCGATTTTAATGATTTTGTAATTGTTTCTACACCTTTTTTAGGATTCGAGTGAAACTTTCCGAGAGTTGCAATGGTATATATCCCATTGTTAACAAGCCAGCCTGTATCATCATTTATTTGTGTTTCTAAAGCAATCTTTTCTATTTCATTAATAAATCCATCAATTTTTCCACCCCACTTGGTTTTTAATGGATCCACTCCTTTGTTTTCATATCGAATATAAGAACCTAAATCATATTCAACGCCTCTTAGAATACTATAGATAGCCTTACCTTTGCTTTTAATTTTAGCATTTTCTAATAAGTCTTTATTAAATTGATTCATAACAGGTGTAAAGCTAGCTACAAGTTCACCATCTGAGGATGCGTTTCCTATAAGAGCTCCTGCAGCATTAACTACTTCATCTTGAACTTTAGTACCTAATTTAAAGTTTGGATTAGCAACTATTTGCTTTAAAGCTGGTATAGATTTATCTTTATATTCCCTTGTATTCAAATAGGAAAGTTCAGAATTGTAAAACCCCAAATAATATCCTGCTCTTAAAACCTCTACTAATGTAGGGATTCCTTTATCATCATCTTCCGTAAACTGATTCCCTCTTGTGTACAGTCCATTGATAATAGCTTGTACCCTATCCTTACTACCAAAAAACTGTGTAGATCCAGCACTTTTTTCAAACAACCCAGGGATTTGTTCCCATTGAATTGTAGCTAAAGTATTTACTAAGGTTTCATAATTAAGAGAATTTAGTTCACTAAAAGAATAGCTTTTTGATACCTCTTCATTTCTCTCTAAATTTCTTTGTAAACTTTTTTCTGGTAATTTAGATTCTGGTTCCTCTGAGTTTTCTAATAGCATGTCCATAGGCAATAGTACTTGGCTTTGCTTTGACATTTGTAATTCTTTTT
It includes:
- a CDS encoding transporter substrate-binding domain-containing protein gives rise to the protein MNKIIKGLLLTLVLTISLVGCSSVGDKKEDKANKELVIGMELAYPPFETTDEKGNPSGISVDLAKDLGEYLGRPVRIENMAYAGLIPSLQSKKIDVILSSLTITKERQEVIDFSDAYSKSYLTLLINKDSTVNEVKDLNIKGKKVAVKKG
- a CDS encoding dienelactone hydrolase family protein, whose product is MRFFEVILFISMVVYIVLMKLYKVRKVGVIAFFTLLLPIVFLLHYVIERTRWQLYPLYILILIYIIIGVLVIMGRFKEYTFITHPKIKTVVIVLSIITLVITLILAIILPVYNISKPTGKYEIGTLTYEVTDPYTKAIYSENTDKNRRIKIQIWYPAENTKGYSRVPWLEDGVPVAKGVSKVMGLPHFLLTHTALVKSNSYKGAPIKEIQEKYPVVIVSHGWTGFRNLHTDVEEMLASNGYVVIGIDHTFGSAAVVFEDGEVNYFNQKALPNGDVPNFLDYGNTLIKTYERDIILTLDKVEQFQLGKDESIFKGKLDTSNVGLLGHSTGGGASVLAALRDERVKAVMGLDAWVEPINKDELQSGLNIQGLFLRSGQWEQGPNNSNLGFLLDNSNVKGEAYQLNGTTHLDFSMMYMYSPLIKYFNFSGKLDGREGASIQQDFELNYFNKYLKGNSDIDIKDVSDKYGGISDKIR
- a CDS encoding collagenase, whose amino-acid sequence is MKKRLLSALVSAALVIQISAGLNLQTRKAYAYPSKDLLTEKDLKTSSSDVNLKNKQKELQMSKQSQVLLPMDMLLENSEEPESKLPEKSLQRNLERNEEVSKSYSFSELNSLNYETLVNTLATIQWEQIPGLFEKSAGSTQFFGSKDRVQAIINGLYTRGNQFTEDDDKGIPTLVEVLRAGYYLGFYNSELSYLNTREYKDKSIPALKQIVANPNFKLGTKVQDEVVNAAGALIGNASSDGELVASFTPVMNQFNKDLLENAKIKSKGKAIYSILRGVEYDLGSYIRYENKGVDPLKTKWGGKIDGFINEIEKIALETQINDDTGWLVNNGIYTIATLGKFHSNPKKGVETITKSLKSQEYLGEQFFEAVNGINNEYKGIDADGNILDMEKIRTEGENKYYPKTYKFDNSKVIIRAGADVTEEKVKRLYWASKEVSAQYFRNIGKDKALEDGNADEVLSIVIYNSPREYRMNYALNGLNTENGGMYIEQDGTFYTYERTEEESIYTLEELFRHEFTHYLQGRYVVPGLWGGSIHANDRLTWYEEGEAELYAGSSRTEGIKTRKSMVSNLMWRPIEQRYSVEKTLNSGYNDGFEFYSYAYYLMNYFINHDFEKYSKLKDYLMKNDIKGFDQYVQTLKNDYSLNGRYQEFMGKLYNDYDKFTIPLVSDDYIKEHSNRSLQEVKRDIESLGGIRDIKATESKSQFFNTFEVRGTYTGEYYYGELLDIQKMSEVANNYLKALDEKGWSGYKTTTSYFVNWRLDENYHYQFDIVFRGYLSESNGSVEPSKPVSQINGPYSGEIGKAIDFSSEGSKTENGNIVKYEWDFGDNKTSNQKNPTHVYTKEGEYTVTLKVVDDMGMDAINTTKVNVNKNSNNPNPDPLITEIEPNNNFENANGPVLNKISIKGSVENGDEDIFYFNVDENSNIKISLNKSQNDNLTYLLYKDGDLVNYISYPKYADGNVAYSEETLGKGKYYILVYSGNDKKVNYDLTWEKTK